CCTGATCACCAGTACCACCGGAAATTGTAAGGGCGCGCCGCCCGACCAGTTGCAGAATCTGTTGAGTTCctaaggaagaagatgaagttaaGGGCTTAGGTTTTGATGTTGGGCTGgaatgcataataaatttaattgggCCATTTGTATTAAGTGGAGTAGAAGCTATTTAATATAACTCCGATTTAATTCCTGGCCGCCTAGGGTCTCTCgctgttttattttttattttttatattgacaGGTTATGACTCATTTATTGGCAATTATCATTTAATCCCCAAGaagtaatagtactataattagttttataactctagtcatatatttatttcttttttccacCTATAAAACTATACTATCAATTTTTAAGTTCTAATTAATGTATCAATTTTGCGTGGCGTATGAATTTAGTTCTTCATATAatcaatttatgtattaattatttgtgtaTTAGATGGTGTTCTCtttattttggatttgtatactttattttttaattttttttatattaattgctAATGAGAGTAAGCATTTAGGGATATGGTTTCATACaagaaaatagtactccccgtccatgaaaaatagtcatattttgacattttgaaATGTTTACAAAAAACAGTcccatttttataaatggaaAGTCTCTTTCTCATGCTTTacccattttttctcatttctctcatactttatcgactttttcttcatatctctcttacttcgcacttttttctccttctctcttactttatcaaatttctcattaaaacttgtTCCGTCCACAAAAGAGacaattttttgtggacggaagaagaaataattttaaaaatttataatttttataattttatggtgaataattatcaaaaattttgTTATCAGGGTGTCTTGGAATTTTGGCTTATAATTTCACTTGAGAAAATGTTATTCTCTGACTTTTGTAAAAAGGTtatatgcaaaattaatattctgatactattatatatttttaaaaatgaatattattaaattttaaaataattttaatatttcagcAGCACCagcttatttatatttttggttctGGCCAAAAGCACCAATGTTTCATGCCAAATATGAGAACTTATCCTATTAAGACTAGCCTGCTATTTAGTCTATAAACCTCATAATGATTGCTCTTATGGCCGAAGTGGGACATTGACTGACCGACAATTTTTGTGATGGTTGCAGCACAAGAACGAGGGGTTCAATGCAGAGAAGATCGAGGAACAGGCGGTTCAACTGGAGAGGGATCTtataatgaaagaaaaacaaacactGAGCGTCTTGAATGAGCTCGAGGCAGCCAAAAGATTCGTCCAAGACCTCAAACTGAATCTCATCCCGGAGTTCTCCTCCTTCATCGACGAGAACCCGACGTGGCCCTCGCCCGGGCTCATGTTCCGCGAGCTCAACCAAGCAAAGCTGAACCTGAGCAAAACGTCGGTTGATCTCGCTGCAATTCAAGCCTCTGTTGAGTCCCTCAACAAGAATctaagaaaagataaaattttgcTTCACAGGGCAAACATGATGCAAATGCAAGAGCAACAGAATCATCATCTAACCCTGTCGAACCACGAACAGGCCATCACGTTCGAGGCCGAGCAGTTCAAGAAGATGACGGAGGCCTCAAGGTACGAGGTGATGGAGGCGATGGCGGAGATAGAGCGCACAAAGGATTGCATCCGAATGGCCGAGATGAGGCTCAATGCCGCCAAGAAGATGGAGGACGCCGCCAAGGCTGTAGAGGCCATCGCCCTCGTCCAAACCAACGCCAGCGATGGGATCACACTCTCCTTCGAGGAATACAAAGCCCTGTCTCAGAAGGCCAAGCAAGCCAGCATTGAGAAATCCGAGGATGAGGGCAAATCCTCGGAGTTCTCAATAGAGGATAGATTCTCAAGGACACATGTGCAGCGTGGCTTTGCCAAGTTGAAGCTGAGGAACTCGCGCGGGGGAGGGGagaggaaggagaagaaggagatgAGGTCGATGGCGGACGTGCTGAGTAGCAGCAGgaaggtggtggtggaggacGAAGTGATGACGGAGAGGCATCATGTGTCGTTGAGCCAAATGCTGAGGGAACAGAGCAGGCTTATTCTACATCCGAATAAGAGTGACGATGGAGGACAAGGGAGTGTGCATAAGCAATACTTCATTCAGAGGAAGAAATTTGGGTTTATTCAAGTGCCAATTCCTACCAAGAAAAAGACTGCACCATCTTAGTGCCTCACGTTGTTTGGagtctactatttttttctattactaTGTTGGGTGTTTCTTGGGATTTTTCTGTGTGACATATCTGGTATCTCATTCTTCTCTTGCTTGAGTTATTTGCAATCTCAGTTTCTTGGTCATAATACATTTTGAATGCAACTGaatttatactaattttttaatcatttattaattgaaaaggTTATTTTAAGTTGTGATGAAACTAAGTCATTATAATAAATGCAATGGTCCTAGATACAGAAGACATTGCTCCAACCATATCTGGGGTATCAAATCACGTATTGTTCCTAATGTAACTTTAATTCATTCTGACACAGAACATTTTTGGCACGTTTTCAGCGTTGCCCGTGTCTATATAATGTAAGTTACACAACAAATAATTTGAACCATAGATATCATGACCATCTTCAGTGGTCAGTGCTAGTTTGTCCCTGTGATGATGAAGTTCATAGGTTGAATCTTCTTATCCCTTCTAATTCCTATTCTTCcttgtattttaaatatgtttgtatgagtattttcatatattgaaTAATGCCCACAGTCCAGAATCCCCTCATATAGAAAGGTTTTCGTGGAATGCTTACAATATTGGGTAAAACTGGTGACAAGAGTCATTCGTTTAGGTACGAGGCTATGGACAATTTCGCACAACTCACCTGACTCACTGGGGTATATTGTCGTGACGAGTTTACCCGGTCCGTGTGGATTATCGTGACAGTTTTACCCGATTTAAAAAGCTCCTCAACTTATTTCCTAgctctgtttttattttgattctaaTTCTAATCCAGCGAAAGGAAATAAACGTTTATGACTTTATaaacataacaaaaatatataagatctaagagaaaaatggaatatttccTTCACGTCATTAATAAATGTAGGATAGGAAATATTATGTTGATAAAAGAATGTgtgatcttgagtttgaacaTCGTaggaaaattatttattatgtcATAAGTAGATATtcaatagtactattaattataaaagtaaatattatttgaaatacttGAGATTTTACTACATGCACGAAACATAAACACATTCCTTAAATAGCTAGTTTGTATTCGTCCATATTTATaccaacaagaaaaaaaagtggtCACCTCAGCATTCCTCTCTGTGGCTTTGGATCCAACCGACCCGAAGCTCTCTCTGCTTCGATCTTCATCAAGGTACGATCTCCATTGCATTTCACAACAAcctcattttatgttttcttcCATTTAAGATTACTGCAAACATCTTTTTGAATGAATAGAAATTTTAGGATTATTGCATGaatatgacattttttctaaaaatgctGCATTATTTCTCAGGACATTTTTTCATCTTGCGTTAGATATTAACAAGGGTGCGTCCcttatgattaattatgtttaatttggtcagactattttttgttgatagaTATATGTTTTTGCAAATATATTGTATTTGAGACTAAATGTGCGTTCAATGGATTAGCAAAAGATCAAGTATACAATATATTCTGCATAATGATGATTTATgtgttttgaatttgaaaaatccTTGACTGAGGTTTTATGTTTACTATTGAATatgtcaaatattttttgagatGAATGAATAAGGTGACTTCAACAATTCAtatgatcaattgttaactcttcttaaattgctaacttgctaactcatcaatacagtgtattaagaatgtcaacacgatgacattaatatgtcaacacaaattcagTTGACATACTTACGTCTTTGGGTTGACGTCAATATTTAAATCTCAACACAAAAACATAAGTATGtcatttaaatttgtgttgacatatcAATGTCgtcatgttgacatttttaatatactgcGTTGATGaattagcaagttagcaatttaaggaAAGTTAGCAATGGATCGCACCCTTTTTTGCATGTTACGAAAGAAAGTTGTGTGTAAGTGTGGCTTCACATACTAATAGCCTTTTACTTAATCTATTATGATGTAGAGGTTCTCCTTAGTCTCCATCGATACCCAAACTCTCTTGGAATGCTGAAAGATGTGTATTCTTGTTGAGTCGTTCATGTCGGCTGTTTGAACAAGAGAGGAAACGAAACTGCGGGAATCATACTGCAGTTTCGTATCTAGCGTATGGAGACGAAGGAGAACatattgatgaagaaatatgaagtAGGGAGGATGTTAGGTCAAGGCGCTTTCGCAAAAGTTTACCATGGTAGGAATGTTAGAACAGGACAGAGTGTGGCGATCAAGGTTAttgataaacaaaaaatagtgaaagttGAGCTCATTAATCAGATCAAACGTGAGATATCTATCATGAATATGGTAAGGCACAAAAACATAATGCATCTTGAGGAAGTAATGGCCACCAAAACCAAGATATACTTTGTGATGGAATATGCGAAAGGCGGTGAGCTTTTCAAGAGGATTATCAAAAGGCGATTTAAGGAAGAAACCGCGAGGACATACTTCCGGCAATTGATTTGTGCTGTTGATTTTTGCCACAACAGAGGCGTCTATCACCGTGATTTAAAACCCGAGAATCTTCTTCTAGACGAAGATGGGAACTTGAAGGTGTCGGATTTTGGTTTAAGTACGCTCGCAGAGTCTAAACGACAGGATGATTTACTTCACACGACGTGTGGGACTCCTGCGTATGTTTCTCCTGAGGTTATAAGCCGAAAAGGGTATGATGGGGCCAAATCCGACATCTGGTCATGCGGTGTGATACTATTTGTGATGCTCGCGGGCCATCTTCCGTTCCATTGTAGAAATCTTATGGATATGTATAGGAAGATAGCTAAAGGTATTTACAAATGCCCTACTTGGTTCTCTTCTGAAGTAAAGAGGTTGTTATCTAAGATTCTTGATCCAAATCCCAAAACTAGGATTTCCATTGCAAGAATCATGGAACATCCGTGGTTCAAGAAAGGCTTGACTCCCACACATCCGGTGGCAAACGAGGCGAACATGGATAGTATTGTTACGATACCCTTAGAACTCGATGTTATGGAGCTTGCAAGGCCGGATAATCTGAATGCATTTGACATCATTTCTCTCTCGAGCGGATTAGACTTGTCAAGTTTGTTTGTGAGTCAGGACGAGAAGGAGGATGCCCGGTTCACAACAACAAGCACGGTTGCTTGTATCGTGTCAAAGCTTGAGGATGTTGCACGCCACTCGGGGTTCAAACTGACGAAGAAGGAGCGAGGGTCGTTCAAGCTAGAGGGGTGTGTGAAATATGAATTGTCCATTGATGTAGAGATCTATGAAATTGGCCCCTCATACCATTTAGTGGAGATGAAAAAATCTAGTGGTAATTTGATGGACTATCAGCATTTGCTAggacaaaatataaaatctgcCTTTGAGGATATAGTTTGGTCATGGCTAGGTGAGCAACAACATAGCTagttatacttatatattatCTCTAACTTCCCACATTCTTGTTACAATTTCTGACCCACCCTTTGTATACTAAATCTTGTTTATATGTCAACAAAACTATATTGGCTGATATGTACATTAAtgatttcattgttttttcaAATGATGCCCTTGTCACATTTCCAGTTATAGCATCATACCTTAAATGATACCATGAAAATGGTAGTAACAATTTTTTGTAAACACCATGTCAGTTtttgaaatagtaaaattggATGCGTGAACTCGTAGCAGGCATTCATCTTTATTTGGGCAAATTAATTGTGGAAAATAAGCATAAATAAGTAATTAGTTATGAAATAAGGCAATAAGCAGTATTAATTAGGACAATAGTAAATCGTAGTCCATTTATCCCgccaataaatttaaataaccCTTTACCTATTTaggaaataatttaaatatataccgcaacattttctctttcttagagtattacttttttctattttaaaatactcaacaattttttgattatcttactttattcatctttCATAGTTTAAACCATCAAACATGTTATCTCGTGAGACCTAGAAATGTGTTATCTTCTCTAGAATGGGGGAATACTTTTCATCTACCGCATTATCATTCTCCTCAATTTCTACATCGTACCAAAGTAATCTTATAAATCTCTATATACTATAAGCACTTGTAAAacaaatcattaattttttatgttaatacATTTAAGTTTTTGATTGATGCGTACCTTTAACATAGGCAGGGgcgaaaattttcatttagaAGTCATCTGAGATGGCTCGAACCTCCTTTGACCTCAGATAATAATCTTTCTACTGCTTGGTCAACTCACACGCAAGATACATTTTATGATCTTTCCTTTTGTAATCAAAGAGTTTTTCATGCATAGTGAGAATATTATACTAGTTAATTTTCATTGCATTTAGAGGTGAGATGAAACTAAGGAGAACATAAGGTAATCAACTTCATTTGAAAAGGACAGGAAGAAGTCAATCAATGAACATTACATGAGATGgtgctttttcatttttcagtttCTACTCATACTTACTTTTGACTAGttttaatattattcaaaGTGCATATCCCCAAACTTATTGctatcaataaaattgaagcGAAACTAAATTAAACAGAAAGGTTCTctattaatattgaaatgaCAAAACTTTGGAAGTTCAGGAGTAACGCGAGTCTCGCAGCACACTAGATGATTGGAATCCCCAGAATTATTAGATGAATGAGAGAACATCTTTTGCATTTCTTTGTCAAAGAACAATTTGTTaatatgatactccctccattcccaAACTATACAatccttttccattttggtctgtATCACAAAATTAGTTTAGTTTCATTATTGGCATGTCTTTCACTTTTACGAAGTGAGCCTCAttctatattaataatacttcGATCACTTTTTTCCTcatatctctcatattttatcaatgtCTCGATAAATCTATATCATCCTCaaagttttaagttttactTTTAGAGGATAGATGGTGTATTTATTACTTTTGTgacaaatcatatttttaagacaaattcaatatttatttttgaggaTGAGAAATGAGTATTTGCCGAGTTAcgttagtgtgctaactaTCTACTTGCTAACtaatcaacacattatattaaaaacGTCAACACAGTAACATATGagtatgtcaacacaaatttatctTGACATTTTGCTTCTAACACATAATTGTATTGACATATTCATGtaagtattattagtatttgatcacattcctttGCCTATATGTccgaatatttcaattatacaacaatataaaCGATCAGATTGCACTTCAATCTCATCCATCTCTGTGAAACATCTGAACAAAGAAAGAAAGGGAAATCAAAGTCTCAAGTTCGCACTAAATGAAGCTGGGccatatatgaaaatgaaaagtataatataattttttggtaaaataaatTGCAACTTAATATTCAAAAGATGAGTTATAGCACAAACCATTAGTAAAGGTAATGATGTTGACAATGTCTTCCATATTCTTCATTTCTCCTCTCTTCCTTACAAAGATTATATGccaatattcttttaaatctcttcactataaataaagtattagATTAGTAGCACTTAGTATGATATAAAGTGTACGATTTACCACATCAACTAGTGACTAGATTATTTTATAGTGTCACATGTGATATGcagttcaaaattttcattttattttattaaaaaaaaattatttgggaGTGGAGAGTCATCTAATGgggtatttcttttttgcttcTAGAGCAAAATTTAGGTTCCATATTTGTactgtgttttttttaaaatccgacTTTGGGAGAGACGCATTACGGTCATGCGTCTCCTTTTAATGAAACGCACGAGCGTCATGCGTTTTAGGAAATATACAACATAATAACAATTagagacaatttttttctataaaccctaatttagtaaatttgaCAAGTTTGGCATTAGAAACCCTAATGTTATGCAATAAACAACGAATAAGTGAGAAATGTTGAAAGATTGAATAAAACTTACCGAAAGATAAGAGGAAATGGCCGAAAATCGGCGAGAATCGCCGGAAATCGACCAAAAAATCGctttctctcttcctctgTTGTGCAGAATGAAGCTACTGCCTCTGCCGCGTCTGTTTAATTCGACAAAGAGACGCATGACGCTTATGCGTCTTACCCTAAGACGCATGACGCTTATGCGTCTtctaagtaaaaaaaaaaattaaaaaaattcaaagacgCATGATCTCTATGCGTCTTACCCTAAAACGCATGACGCTCGTGCGTTTCATTAAAAGGAGACGCATGACCGTAATGCGTCTCTCCCAAAGTcggatttaaaaaaaaacgcaGTACAAATATGGAACCTAAGTTTTGCTCTAgaagcaaaaaagaaatacccCGTCATCTAATTGAGCTGAAACATAGTTTGCTCGTCTTCGAAAGATAAGAGAGGAGAAACTCTCTAGTAGTGACGGAGATactgttggggtttgtatagtaaaagatgcttcgagcgtacatgcctttgtacagtcagcttgtgcatgtatacgagaaacgccacgtccacttgtttacctaattatgagaataaataatataatataatggtttattgttgaaatatgataaacaagtctaaggctttttactaagaaggtcaagtagggaaattcgatgaatctcctcatgagttttccagtaggggacttggccagatctagtaagaagaaaaacgtattcacaacctagataggctttggctacctattggaacggttgcggtgtttgtgataattctctcttacctaagccccttactagcccaataaggtccactataaataatgaatgaaagggaaaccctagcatacaatccaagacaacacaaaaccctaaccctagtgCCTAGAAATCGGCGCctccttcctcttcctcttggTCTCGACTTTCGAGCCATAGATatgggagaattagggttttgattattgttcttgatctatcctaattcataagattagatctagacaatttggtgtttgtattgggtttccctagatccattcaaagttatttaattggttttctaagatccgcccacacggatggagaatcaaggacgagggaatagtacggaagattcgtggtcgataaaccaaggatctccgggtggtgcagctagcaacgtcaatccaatgatggattatgaggtaacaatcgaatctacatcaaattgcatgcttatgtgtttatttgatgttatatctatagatctatgtaaattgcatgaaattggagtcgaatgcataatcacctaaatagatccggtcaaggacctgtttggtttccgtgtcttccgctgcggtagtcccaacagaTACATCAGTTATCCCACAACCACAATGTAACATCCCGgatttagaaccctaatttttgagccctagaattaattgttgatgacgtggcatCGAGAATGCTTTTATTTCACGAGTTAATATGGTCGATTTgagttagggtttgtgttgaaagtttgaaaagtcaaactatttgatttaatgatgtggcatgtgatatattaagttatgagattatgtggcaatta
The nucleotide sequence above comes from Salvia hispanica cultivar TCC Black 2014 chromosome 5, UniMelb_Shisp_WGS_1.0, whole genome shotgun sequence. Encoded proteins:
- the LOC125190199 gene encoding CBL-interacting protein kinase 2-like — its product is METKENILMKKYEVGRMLGQGAFAKVYHGRNVRTGQSVAIKVIDKQKIVKVELINQIKREISIMNMVRHKNIMHLEEVMATKTKIYFVMEYAKGGELFKRIIKRRFKEETARTYFRQLICAVDFCHNRGVYHRDLKPENLLLDEDGNLKVSDFGLSTLAESKRQDDLLHTTCGTPAYVSPEVISRKGYDGAKSDIWSCGVILFVMLAGHLPFHCRNLMDMYRKIAKGIYKCPTWFSSEVKRLLSKILDPNPKTRISIARIMEHPWFKKGLTPTHPVANEANMDSIVTIPLELDVMELARPDNLNAFDIISLSSGLDLSSLFVSQDEKEDARFTTTSTVACIVSKLEDVARHSGFKLTKKERGSFKLEGCVKYELSIDVEIYEIGPSYHLVEMKKSSGNLMDYQHLLGQNIKSAFEDIVWSWLGEQQHS
- the LOC125187369 gene encoding WEB family protein At2g40480-like isoform X2, whose product is MAEAADTKKIIDPRVEIDTSPPFESVKEAVDHFGGSGPWIPPHLVDLPSHKNEGFNAEKIEEQAVQLERDLIMKEKQTLSVLNELEAAKRFVQDLKLNLIPEFSSFIDENPTWPSPGLMFRELNQAKLNLSKTANMMQMQEQQNHHLTLSNHEQAITFEAEQFKKMTEASRYEVMEAMAEIERTKDCIRMAEMRLNAAKKMEDAAKAVEAIALVQTNASDGITLSFEEYKALSQKAKQASIEKSEDEGKSSEFSIEDRFSRTHVQRGFAKLKLRNSRGGGERKEKKEMRSMADVLSSSRKVVVEDEVMTERHHVSLSQMLREQSRLILHPNKSDDGGQGSVHKQYFIQRKKFGFIQVPIPTKKKTAPS
- the LOC125187369 gene encoding WEB family protein At2g40480-like isoform X1 → MAEAADTKKIIDPRVEIDTSPPFESVKEAVDHFGGSGPWIPPHLVDLPSHKNEGFNAEKIEEQAVQLERDLIMKEKQTLSVLNELEAAKRFVQDLKLNLIPEFSSFIDENPTWPSPGLMFRELNQAKLNLSKTSVDLAAIQASVESLNKNLRKDKILLHRANMMQMQEQQNHHLTLSNHEQAITFEAEQFKKMTEASRYEVMEAMAEIERTKDCIRMAEMRLNAAKKMEDAAKAVEAIALVQTNASDGITLSFEEYKALSQKAKQASIEKSEDEGKSSEFSIEDRFSRTHVQRGFAKLKLRNSRGGGERKEKKEMRSMADVLSSSRKVVVEDEVMTERHHVSLSQMLREQSRLILHPNKSDDGGQGSVHKQYFIQRKKFGFIQVPIPTKKKTAPS